The Castor canadensis chromosome 8, mCasCan1.hap1v2, whole genome shotgun sequence genome contains a region encoding:
- the Znf318 gene encoding zinc finger protein 318 isoform X2, with translation MYRSSSRSSVSSHRLKDGGGGGPRTGRSSGSSSGPVRRSSPPPPSCFSSLRPPARRPRSPSGHRSRWASPSPSTRGRRGSPSPPRGRRASPSPPRGRRVSPSPPRARRGSPSPPRGRRLFPPGPTGFRGSSRGESRADFARDGRGDHSGDSGSRRRSPGLRSDSLEQSLRITVGNDHFCVSTPERRRLSDRLGSPVDNLEDMDRDDLTDDSVFTRSSQCSRGLERYISREEGPLSPFLGQLDEDYRTRETFLHRSDYSSHISCHDELLRGTERNRDKLKGSYSIRSEEKSREAKRPRYDDTEKIHSMGGDHSSFTSGTRNYRQRRRSPSPRFLDPEFRELDLARRKREEEEERSRSLSQELVGVDGGSTSCSIPGLSGVLTASEPGYSLHRPEDVSVMPKKSILKKRIEGDMEPSVQPENFSSSTSSSHDHPPYSGHSSLPLSGAIAAFASEIENKGTTVETPLKEPQGNLYQWGALTGVPKDSSPLREKFGSFLCHKDNLDLKAEGPERHTDFLLPHERASQDGSGFSRILSMLADSTSTQEKRRCSFPDIEDEEKFLYGDEEEDLKAESPPKSIGGSENDIVRQKASSLPSSTPAVKLESLEETNPEYAKIHDLLKTIGLDIGVAEISKLAARTQERLHGKKPSSRSSADHRSSVDRHFSADRSSSVDHRFSADRHSSDPHRLESREAHHSNTHSPEVSHPHPASPVDPYLLTKNSSPFLKSDHSVGHISGPEVVGSGFQSSVAVRCMLPSASSTPIRLPHSASLSQFHMPRPSQFAAAQIPPNDQGAAIPPASFDTYRHYMAYAASRWPMYPASQPSNHPLPEPHRIMPITKQATRSRPNLRVIPTVTPDKPKKKESVLGSIPAAQVPVQVSIPSLVRYNPEKISDEKNRASQKQKVIEEREKLKSDREARQKKMSYLRTELERLHKQQGEMLRKKRREKDGHKDPLLVFVGRLQDNIMKDIAELRQEAEEAEKKQSELDKVAQILGINIFDKSQKTSNDSKEPTEKPGKAEKSKSPEKVSSSNSSSNNKESKVNNEKSRVKSPKPAESPQPTAKQSDQPISAYEYYDAGSHWCKDCNTICGTMFDFFTHMHNKKHTQTLDPYNRPWASKTQSEAKQDAVKRTDRITVPAKGSEFLIPITGFYCQLCEEFLGDPISGEQHVKGHQHNEKYKKYVEENPLYEERRNLDRQAGLAVVLETERRRQNELKRKLSEKPKEEKKEKKAKIVKEVKEDDKVSVELEDQVSEGGNSPEKSENKRNISIKLQVKEEVKKESPIPSSFGKFSWKKPEKEEEKSSVVNSSVLKEEIVENSKDKEDGKAEAGKAKPIKIKLSGKTVVAHTNPWMPVVTTSTQTKIRPNLPIPSTVLRKSGSATVSKPAPLNTFLSIKSSGTTAKPLPVVKESSADLLLPPDIISKAFGGEEVILKGSPEEKLVLAERNEPSHIPEQMLPPPPPPPPPPPPPPPPPPPPPPPPPPPPPVIPHPTAPSPAQANAVLAPVKSNSVVSQTLSPGFLGPNILNPVLPVAFMASAQPVAIPSDETAPGVSESDRDQTLFSVLVRPPPPLSSVFSEQAKKVEKRNSCLATANAKDLYDIFYSSGGKGASEPKLGGGPLANGENSNLSKTESSDTSSTSTLNSSASQEELPRDKGLGPAPTVSSPENPIEKTLVPIKKWPVVEQVDPKSRGSSYSFLQPLTRLCQNRSCETVTPKTDTLASSSLHSDTDRDIPPEGKIEFGLGEPRPSGADPAPQLSDTHCHSKESQKLVEIHLTESGNQDKESQELNRSEDCRESEVETNTELKGRVAVDEGAGTNVEPHSIADSDLTLGNRWEGVEQPKLLMIDEEAEQSKTLMTGHETPSNVVIELSSSQAFCSTKVKIGSFPSETKSLLQNPQNMPGKISAPELLLLSPARSDSHQKKGVTASSQEWLENSAPESASRSSRYKSLKLKKERSKDFQGKIVCELAVWDKNKRSETWQSPEKTEMKAVEPGDFCQELTVTVDSKASEDFEATHLQVEELAAPGDLGVMHVDFCNTQVDPAHRSPTALSQKEYEENSLSPIGCNTSTLSDFEPISSFSEFPLDSPQTLVLNFGIEGKHNSSDPRSGRITSNYLKTGLPIENIEHGLGGLEGTHQALDLLAGGMLPEEEETLKKQESLRLESETITHISLGPSPCLPDLVDFVTRTSVAPKEKLCSPLSEPDDCPKCSSLELGPLQLEIPNASIPEIAVPQAVEDNDDSLNLVKTPTSRIVGGNMVPQEMPEQEVTVDAIQDHTESSVHD, from the exons GGATGACCTGACTGATGATTCTGTCTTCACACGAAGCTCCCAGTGCTCTCGGGGTCTTGAGCGATATATTTCTCGGGAGGAGGGGCCTCTTAGTCCCTTCTTGGGACAACTTGATGAGGACTACCGAACAAGAGAAACTTTCCTGCATCGATCTGATTATAGTTCCCATATCAGTTGTCATGATGAATTGTTGCGGGGAACAGAACGGAATAGAGACAAACTCAAAGGCTCCTACTCTATACGATCTGAGGAAAAGAGCCGGGAGGCCAAACGGCCACGTTATGATGACACAGAGAAGATACACAGCATGGGCGGGGATCATTCAAGTTTTACATCAGGGACTCGCAACTATCGACAGCGTAGGCGAAGCCCAAGTCCTAGATTTCTAGATCCTGAGTTTCGAGAGCTGGACCTTGCCAGACGAAAgcgagaagaagaggaggaacgAAGTAGGAGCTTGAGTCAGGAGCTGGTGGGAGTTGATGGTGGTAGCACTAGCTGTTCCATTCCTGGATTGTCAGGTGTCCTAACAGCATCAGAGCCAGGATATTCATTGCATCGGCCTGAGGATGTATCTGTGATGCCCAAGAAGTCCATTCTGAAGAAGCGGATTGAGGGGGACATGGAACCTTCTGTGCAG CCTGAGAATTTTTCCAGCAGTACCAGCTCCAGCCATGATCACCCTCCCTATTCTGGACACTCATCTCTTCCACTAAGTGGTGCTATTGCTGCTTTTGCCTCAGAGATTGAAAACAAGGGGACTACAGTGGAGACTCCATTGAAGGAGCCTCAAGGCAATCTTTACCAGTGGGGTGCCCTCACTGGGGTGCCCAAAGACAGTAGTCCTCTCAGAGaaaaatttggaagttttctgtgTCACAAGGATAATTTGGATTTGAAGGCTGAGGGACCTGAGCGACACACCGACTTCTTATTGCCCCACGAGAGAGCTAGCCAGGATGGCAGTGGTTTTTCCCGCATTTTGAGCATGTTGGCTGATTCTACCAGTACACAGGAAAAAAGACGATGTAGCTTTCCTGACATTGAGGATGAAGAGAAATTTCTCTATGGGGATGAAGAAGAGGATTTAAAGGCAGAATCCCCACCAAAGTCCATTGGGGGCTCTGAGAATGACATTGTGAGGCAGAAGGCAAGCTCTCTGCCCTCTTCAACTCCAGCTGTAAAGCTAGAATCGCTTGAAGAGACCAATCCAGAATATGCCAAAATTCATGACTTGCTTAAGACCATAGGGCTGGATATTGGAGTAGCAGAGATTAGTAAACTGGCTGCTCGAACCCAGGAACGACTGCACGGCAAGAAGCCATCATCACGCTCTTCAGCTGACCATCGTTCCTCTGTTGACCGACACTTTTCAGCTGACCGCAGTTCCTCAGTTGACCACCGTTTCTCAGCTGATCGGCACTCCTCAGATCCCCACAGACTGGAAAGCAGGGAGGCACACCATAGCAATACCCACTCCCCAGAGGTGTCTCATCCACACCCAGCCTCCCCTGTAGATCCTTACCTGCTCACAAAAAACAGCTCTCCATTCCTAAAGTCTGACCATTCAGTGGGTCATATTTCAGGACCAGAAGTGGTTGGCAGTGGGTTTCAGTCATCTGTTGCAGTCAGGTGTATGTTGCCATCAGCTTCATCTACCCCGATTAGACTTCCACACTCTGCTTCTTTATCTCAGTTTCACATGCCAAGGCCCTCTCAGTTTGCTGCAGCTCAGATACCTCCAAATGACCAGGGAGCTGCCATTCCCCCTGCCTCCTTTGACACCTATCGGCACTATATGGCATATGCAGCTTCGAGGTGGCCCATGTACCCTGCCTCTCAACCATCAAACCACCCTCTACCCGAACCACATAGGATAATGCCAATAACCAAACAAGCTACTCGTAGCCGTCCCAATCTTCGTGTAATCCCCACTGTGACTCCTGATAAACCCAAAAAGAAGGAGTCAGTGCTAGGTTCAATTCCTGCTGCCCAGGTGCCTGTCCAAGTGTCTATCCCATCACTCGTAAGATATAATCCAGAAAAGATCTCTGATGAAAAGAACCGTGCCTCCCAGAAGCAGAAA GTTATTGAAGAGAGGGAAAAATTAAAGAGTGATCGGGAAGCCCgccagaaaaaaatgtcctaTCTCAGAACTGAGTTGGAGCGGCTTCATAAACAACAAG GGGAAATGCTGCGCAAGAAACGAAGGGAAAAGGATGGTCACAAAGACCCACTTCTGGTCTTTGTGGGTCGGCTTCAGGATAACATTATGAAGGACATTGCAGAGCTACGACAAGAGGCAGAAGAGGCAGAGAAGAAACAATCTGAACTGGACAAAGTAGCTCAGATCTTGGGAATTAACATCTTTGATAAATCCCAGAAAACTTCAAATGATAGTAAAGAGCCTACAGAGAAGCCTGGGAAAGCAGAAAAATCTAAGAGCCCAGAAAAAGTGTCATCCTCAAACTCTTCCTCCAACAACAAG GAATCAAAGGTAAATAATGAGAAGTCCCGAGTTAAGAGCCCTAAGCCTGCCGAAAGCCCCCAGCCAACTGCTAAACAGTCTGATCAGCCCATTTCTGCTTATGAATATTATGATGCTGGCAGTCACTGGTGCAAAGACTGCAATACCATCTGCGGGACCATGTTTGACTTCTTCACCCACATGCACAATAAGAAGCACACACAG ACACTGGATCCCTACAACAGACCTTGGGCTTCAAAGACTCAGAGTGAGGCCAAGCAAGATGCTGTAAAGCGCACTGACAGGATAACTGTTCCAGCAAAAG gTTCTGAATTTCTAATTCCCATCACTGGATTTTATTGCCAGCTCTGTGAGGAATTTTTGGGGGATCCAATTTCTGGAGAACAACATGTGAAGGGTCACCAACACAATGAGAAATACAAG aaatatGTGGAGGAAAACCCACTGTATGAAGAGCGACGGAATCTGGACCGCCAAGCTGGCTTGGCTGTGGTCCTAGAGACAGAACGGCGACGGCAGAATGAGCTAAAGCGCAAACTTAGTGAGAAAcccaaggaagagaagaaagaaaaaaaggcaaagattgTGAAGGAAGTAAAGGAAGATGACAAGGTTTCTGTAGAATTAGAGGACCAAGTCTCTGAGGGTGGGAATTCCcctgaaaaatctgaaaataaaaggaacattaGCATCAAACTACAAGTAAAAGAAGAGGTAAAGAAGGAATCACCAATACCATCATCTTTTGGAAAATTCAGCTGGAAGAAgccagaaaaagaagaggaaaaaagttcAGTGGTAAATTCAAGTGTCCTTAAGGAAGAGattgtggaaaacagtaaggACAAAGAAGATGGCAAAGCTGAAGCTGGGAAGGCAAAGCCCATCAAAATTAAGCTTTCTGGGAAAACTGTTGTTGCACATACCAACCCTTGGATGCCTGTTGTTACAACTTCAACACAGACTAAGATCCGACCGAACCTGCCTATCCCATCCACTGTACTCCGCAAGTCAGGTTCAGCCACAGTGAGCAAGCCTGCTCCTCTTAATACCTTTCTGTCTATCAAGTCCTCTGGAACCACTGCTAAACCTCTGCCAGTGGTTAAAGAGTCTTCAGCTGATCTGCTCTTGCCCCCAGATATCATCTCCAAAGCTTTTGGAGGGGAAGAGGTGATTCTAAAAGGATCTCCAGAGGAAAAATTGGTGCTGGCTGAAAGGAATGAGCCATCCCATATACCTGAGCAAATGTtgccaccacctcctcctcctcctcctccaccaccaccaccaccaccaccaccgccacctccaccaccaccaccacctccaccacccccAGTTATACCTCATCCAACTGCTCCATCTCCTGCTCAAGCAAATGCTGTCTTGGCTCCAGTAAAATCTAACTCAGTTGTATCTCAGACCCTCAGTCCTGGATTTCTGGGTCCTAACATTTTGAACCCAGTGTTGCCTGTAGCCTTTATGGCCTCAGCACAGCCAGTTGCCATTCCTTCTGATGAAACAGCTCCTGGGGTGAGTGAGAGCGACCGGGACCAGACCCTATTCTCGGTGTTAGTACGTCCTCCACCACCCCTCTCAAGTGTATTCAGTGAACAAGCCAAAAAAGTGGAGAAGCGAAATTCATGCCTAGCTACTGCCAATGCTAAGGACCTGTATGATATATTCTACAGTAGTGGTGGAAAGGGAGCCTCTGAGCCGAAGCTAGGTGGTGGACCATTGGCCAATGGGGAAAATAGCAACCTGTCTAAAACTGAAAGTTCAGATACCTCTTCCACTTCTACTTTGAACAGCAGTGCATCCCAAGAGGAGTTGCCTCGAGATAAGGGTTTGGGCCCTGCTCCTACAGTCAGCAGCCCTGAAAATCCCATTGAAAAAACTCTGGTGCCCATAAAGAAATGGCCAGTTGTAGAGCAAGTAGACCCAAAAAGCAGAGGCAGCAGCTACAGCTTCTTACAGCCTCTGACAAGGTTGTGCCAAAACAGGTCTTGTGAAACTGTTACTCCAAAGACAGATACTTTGGCTTCTAGCTCCCTTCATAGTGATACTGATAGAGATATACCTCCAGAAGGGAAAATTGAGTTTGGCCTGGGAGAGCCAAGGCCATCTGGTGCAGACCCAGCTCCTCAGCTGTCAGATACACACTGTCATAGTAAGGAATCTCAGAAATTGGTAGAAATTCATCTCACAGAATCTGGTAACCAAGATAAGGAAAGCCAAGAGCTTAACCGATCTGAGGATTGTAGAGAAAGTGAGGTAGAGACAAACACTGAACTAAAAGGAAGGGTAGCAGTTGATGAAGGAGCAGGTACCAACGTTGAACCCCACAGCATAGCAGATTCTGATTTAACTCTTGGGAACAGATGGGAAGGAGTAGAACAACCTAAATTGCTGATGATTGATGAAGAAGCAGAACAATCTAAGACACTGATGACAGGACATGAAACTCCAAGTAACGTAGTAATTGAATTGAGTAGTTCACAGGCTTTCTGTTCCACAAAGGTAAAAATAGGctcatttccatcagaaactAAGTCTTTACTCCAGAACCCACAGAATATGCCTGGGAAAATTTCTGCCCCAGAATTGCTTCTTCTGTCCCCAGCCAGATCGGATAGTCACCAAAAGAAAGGAGTTACAGCTAGTAGTCAAGAGTGGCTAGAAAATTCAGCTCCAGAATCAGCTTCTAGAAGTTCTAGATACAAAAGCCTcaaactcaaaaaagaaagatcaaaagATTTTCAAGGTAAAATTGTCTGTGAGCTGGCTGTTTGGGACAAGAACAAGAGGTCAGAGACCTGGCAAAGcccagagaaaacagaaatgaaagctgTGGAACCAGGAGATTTCTGTCAAGAACTAACAGTGACAGTAGACAGTAAAGCCTCAGAAGACTTTGAAGCTACACATTTACAGGTAGAAGAACTTGCTGCACCAGGGGATCTAGGAGTCATGCATGTTGATTTCTGCAATACTCAGGTAGACCCAGCACACAGATCCCCAACTGCCCTGTCTCagaaagaatatgaagaaaattcTTTATCACCTATAGGATGTAATACCTCCACCCTCAGTGACTTTGAACcaatttcatctttttctgaGTTTCCGTTAGATTCTCCCCAAACCCTGGTGCTTAACTTTGGAATAGAGGGTAAACACAACTCATCTGATCCCAGAAGTGGGAGAATCACTTCTAACTATTTGAAAACTGGACTTCCTATAGAAAATATTGAGCATGGCTTAGGGGGCCTAGAAGGAACACACCAGGCCCTTGACCTACTGGCAGGAGGAATGTTGCCTGAGGaagaagaaactttaaagaaGCAAGAGTCACTCAGATTGGAATCCGAAACAATTACTCATATAAGCCTTGGGCCATCTCCTTGCCTTCCAGACCTTGTTGACTTTGTTACTCGGACATCTGTAGCTCCAAAAGAGAAACTATGTTCTCCACTCTCTGAACCAGATGACTGTCCTAAGTGTAGTTCCCTGGAGTTGGGTCCACTACAGCTAGAAATTCCAAATGCATCCATCCCAGAGATAGCAGTTCCTCAAGCAGTTGAGGACAATGATGATTCTTTGAATTTGGTAAAAACTCCAACTTCAAGGATAGTTGGAGGCAATATGGTCCCTCAGGAAATGCCTGAACAAGAAGTCACAGTTGATGCCATCCAGGACCACACAGAATCCAGTGTTCATGACTAA